From the genome of Methanomassiliicoccus sp.:
GCAGGATCGGTCATTTCGTGGAGGCCCAGGTCCTAGAGTCCTTGGGCGTGGACATGATTGATGAGTCCGAGGTGCTTACACCTGCCGATCCCTTTTACCATGTGACCAAGAAGAGCTTTACAGTGCCCTTCGTGTGCGGCGCACGAGACCTAGGGGAGGCCTTGAGGCGCATTGACGAAGGGGCGGCCATGATCAGGACCAAAGGCGAAGCGGGCACCGGTAATGTCATAGAGGCGGTCCGCCACCAGAGAGCCATCATGGGAAAGGTCAGGGAGCTTAAGGGTAAGGAGGAATCGGAGCTTCGGACCGTAGCCCGGGAGATCCAGGCACCATTCTACCTCGTGGAGGAGGTGGCCAAGCTGCAACGTCTGCCTGTCATTAATTTCGCCGCCGGAGGGATCGCGACCCCCGCAGACGCAGCCTTGATGATGCAGCTGGGATCGGACGGCGTTTTCGTCGGCTCAGGCATCTTCAAGTCCGATGATCCCGCGAGACGGGCCAAGGCCATTGTGGAAGCGGTCACCCACTTCGACGATCCTGCCGTTATCGCCAACGTATCCAAGGAACTGGGCGGGGCCATGAAGGGCGTGGAGATCTCCACCATCCCTGCGGACCAAAGGCTGCAGGAACGCGGCTGGTGATCCGTTGCTATTCGTTCAAAGAGGGCTTCGGCCCTTTTCAAATCCTTTCTTTACTTCTTCTCCGTGGGCACCTTCGGCGTCGATTGGAGTATCTCCGAAATGACCTCTGGGGCCCTCATGAGCCTTGGTCCCAAGGATATGCTCATCTCGGCCACCTTTACCACAGGGCTTTTAAAATCCCCTTCCGGGAACGCTCCCACGATGGCAAGGACCGTTCCTGAGGATCGGGACTCGAACAATCCTTTGAGCGGCCGTTCCTCCCCCTGAGGGTGCATGGCGATGACCAGATCCGCCCCCAGTTCGTTGACCAGTTCCTTTATGGTCTTGTTCGACAGGCCGTATCCAGGGACCGTCCCGC
Proteins encoded in this window:
- the pdxS gene encoding pyridoxal 5'-phosphate synthase lyase subunit PdxS, producing MPFELDMSKLRYGTDLVKRGFAKMQQGGVVMDVTNAEQALIAEEAGAVAVMALERVPADIRAQGGVARMSDPAMIEKIIDSVTIPVMAKCRIGHFVEAQVLESLGVDMIDESEVLTPADPFYHVTKKSFTVPFVCGARDLGEALRRIDEGAAMIRTKGEAGTGNVIEAVRHQRAIMGKVRELKGKEESELRTVAREIQAPFYLVEEVAKLQRLPVINFAAGGIATPADAALMMQLGSDGVFVGSGIFKSDDPARRAKAIVEAVTHFDDPAVIANVSKELGGAMKGVEISTIPADQRLQERGW